A section of the Pseudorasbora parva isolate DD20220531a chromosome 2, ASM2467924v1, whole genome shotgun sequence genome encodes:
- the LOC137052702 gene encoding uncharacterized protein, which translates to MMEENIDVFRFLRNRGISEETITVMEQQKIDREVLLLMEDAELAKYLPSYGDRIALIHFCRHRTPSVKRKQGLLEKLREKMKLRREGNKDEEVPQTSNKKASSKAKSCIRNIEIGWLHRENKVIKQVRARQGGGTRKLQINVQAGYDDILKEGKALFFHNGISTKGQESDFEFEVWDFKQNLLPKDLSVGTIYNTVKLPMLRFYIATHAKNNLTEESSESSEHDHASDVSDSDLTKGDDLYIHDYEQLEVNEPQVTLPDVFLVSDEETSIHSSQDHLASNVSSDPEITFGPQHLIDGDSLSDTVIHEPFDPQQSAPNAYPNRNVTIHYSNSFSDMIEAFSEHTIVTQSLIVRRILPNNSEEAGSGPGVLRDVYSSFWSDFYEHCTVGTSVKVPFLRHDFNSDKWKAVGRILLKGFKDCKYLPIKLAQPFLEEMMFGAVYTDLKAAFLNFVSCQERDVLNQALSDFSSVDMDDLLDIMNTYECRRRVTVSSLPGIVDEIAHKELIQKPMFVIDCWREVTNGQISLSQEEIQQLYKDLKPTPKKVTGLLKFPAQMSENQAEVANHLKRYIRETDEDKLCKFLRFCTGSNLVVAEAIHVQFTVQTDFTRRPIGHTCGMVLELSDSYDNFPQFRAEFNCVLDSNIWVMDIV; encoded by the exons ATGATGGAGGAGAATATAGATGTTTTCCGTTTCTTGAGAAATCGAGGCATTTCTGAGGAAACAATTACAGTTATGGAACAGCAAAAG ATTGACAGAGAAGTCCTCCTGCTTATGGAAGATGCAGAACTTGCAAAGTACCTTCCCTCATATGGTGACAGGATTGCCCTGATACATTTTTGCAGGCATCGGACACCATCTGTGAAGCGAAAGCAAGGTCTCTTAGAGAAATTAAGAGAGAAAATGAAGCTTAGAAGGGAAGGAAATAAGGATGAGGAGGTGCCACAAACCTCAAACAAAAAAGCAAGCAGCAAAGCAAAATCATGCATACGAAATATTGAAATTGGATGGCTTCACAGAGAAAATAAAGTGATAAAACAGGTTAGAGCAAGGCAAGGCGGTGGGACTAGAAAACTACAGATAAATGTTCAGGCAGGATATGATGACATACTAAAAGAAGGAAAGGCATTATTCTTTCACAATGGAATTTCCACCAAAGGTCAAGAGTCTGATTTTGAATTCGAAGTTTGGGACTTCAAGCAAAATCTTCTCCCCAAGGATCTGTCAGTTGGAACAATTTACAATACTGTCAAACTCCCAATGTTGCGTTTCTATATAGCAACTCATGCAAAAAATAACCTGACTGAAGAGTCTAGTGAATCTAGTGAACATGACCATGCTAGTGATGTCTCAGATTCAGATTTGACAAAAGGTGATGACTTGTATATTCACGACTATGAGCAACTAGAGGTAAATGAGCCTCAAGTAACCCTTCCTGATGTGTTCTTGGTTTCTGATGAAGAGACGAGCATACATTCCTCACAAGACCATCTTGCAAGCAATGTCAGCAGTGACCCCGAGATTACATTTGGTCCGCAACACCTTATTGATGGAGATTCTCTTAGTGACACAGTGATCCATGAACCTTTTGACCCACAACAGAGTGCTCCTAATGCTTATCCCAACAGAAATGTAACCATACACTACTCAAATAGCTTCAGTGACATGATAGAGGCATTTTCTGAGCACACGATTGTCACCCAGTCCTTGATAGTGAGACGTATACTTCCTAACAACTCAGAGGAAGCAGGCAGTGGTCCGGGTGTCCTTCGCGATGTGTACAGTAGCTTCTGGTCTGATTTCTATGAACACTGCACTGTCGGGACATCTGTAAAAGTGCCTTTCCTCAGGCACGACTTCAACTCAGACAAATGGAAAGCTGTGGGGAGAATCCTTCTTAAAGGGTTTAAAGATTGCAAATACCTGCCCATTAAACTTGCTCAACCATTTCTTGAAGAAATGATGTTTGGGGCTGTATATACAGACCTAAAGGCAGCATTCCTTAATTTTGTGAGCTGCCAGGAACGAGATGTTCTCAATCAAGCGCTCAGTGACTTTTCCTCTGTTGACATGGATGACCTTCTGGACATCATGAACACTTATGAATGCAGGAGGAGGGTCACAGTTTCATCTCTACCAGGAATTGTTGACGAAATTGCACACAAGGAACTCATACAGAAACCAATGTTCGTTATTGACTGTTGGAGGGAGGTCACAAACGGCCAGATTTCTCTTAGTCAAGAAGAAATTCAACAGCTATACAAAGACCTGAAGCCTACACCAAAAAAGGTGACTGGGCTGTTGAAGTTCCCAGCACAAATGTCAGAAAATCAAGCAGAGGTTGCCAACCACCTGAAAAGGTACATCAGGGAAACTGACGAAGACAAACTCTGCAAATTTCTAAGATTCTGTACTGGTTCTAATTTGGTGGTTGCTGAGGCTATTCATGTACAGTTCACCGTCCAGACAGACTTCACCAGAAGGCCGATTGGACATACCTGTGGGATGGTCCTAGAACTCTCTGACTCATATGACAATTTCCCACAGTTCCGTGCTGAATTTAATTGTGTTCTGGATAGTAACATCTGGGTCATGGACATTGTATAG